Below is a window of Pirellulales bacterium DNA.
CGCTGCCGGCCGCGTTTCTGCGCGTTGCCGAGACGGTCGGCGACGGGCCGCCGCTTGTCGCAGCGCGGTTTGCCATGGTGTTCGCGCTGCTGATCGTGCCGGCCGCGTTGATGGGCGCCACGTTTCCCGCGCTCTGCACGGCGACGATCCGCTCGGTCCGCGGCGTCGACCGGCACCTGGGCATGATCTACGGGCTCAACACGGTCGGCGCCGCAGCCGGCGCGCTGGTGGCCGGGCTGCTGCTGGTCGAGCGGTTGGGCCTGCTCCATGCGATCCTGGTTGCCAATGCCTTGAACCTGCTGATCGCCGTCGTGGCCTGGAACGCGGCGCGCCGGGCACAGCCGCTCGACGAGCCGGTCGCGGCGACCGACGCGGCAATTCCGACCGCGCTGCCGGCCGCCTGGACGGCCATCACGCTCGTGCTTTCCGGTTGGGCGACGCTGTCGTACGAGATCCTCTGGTTTCGTGCCTTGCGCTACCTGGTCGGCAACAGTACCTATGCGTTCACGGTCGTGCTGGTGGTGTTTCTCGTGGGGCTGGGACTTGGTTCGATCCTGTTGCGACGCGTGGTGCGCCGCGGAAGGCCCGAGCGCGATCTGGCGCTGTCGCAGTGTGCCATCGCCGCTTGGGGGCTGGCGGCTATGGCCGGGCTGTGGCTGGTGACCGATCCGCCCGCGGCGATTGCACCTACCTTGCAGCCGTTGTGCGATGCGCTGAGTATCTACTCGGGCCGATTCCACGACTACGGTTGGGAGCGCCAATTGGCGCTCAATGGACTCGTGGCCACGGTCTTCCTGTTGCCGGCGACGCTGTGGATGGGACTGGCGTTTCCCTTGGCGAGCCGCCTGCTGGTCGGTGACGTCCGGCGCATTGGCCAGCGCGTCGGCTCGGCATACTTGCTGGCGAACCTGGGCAGCATCGCGGGGTCGATCGGCGCAGCGACGCTGCTCTTGCCGCTGTTCGGCACGATTACCGGCACGAAGCTTGTCGCCGGCATCAACCTGGCCTGGGGACTCGTGCTGTGGGTTGCCGCGCGGCGCGCAGCCGGTGGCGGCGGCGCAGCGCTCGGCCCGGTCGCGGCCTGCGCCGCGGCGGTCGCGCTGTTCGCGGTGCTGCTGCCGCGCCAGCTCAATCTGCACGGCGAACGCGGCGCCTATGCAAGGGCCAAACCGATCTTCACCGTCGAAGGCGATCTGGCCACGGTGCAGGTGCTCGAAGACCCCGTGCGGCCCCGGGCCAAGGCCATGGCGATCGACGGGGCCGTGATCGGCTGCACGTCGCAGTTCGACCAGGGGCTGATGGCCAAACAGGCCGTGCTGGCGCATCTGCCGATGGCCCTGGATACGCGGATACGGCACACGCTCAATGTCGGCCTGGGCAGCGGCTCGACCTTGGCCGAGTTGGCCCGGTATCCGCAACTCGAAACGCTCGATTGCGTCGAGATCAACGCCGGCGTGGTCGCCGGCGCGCGGCGGTATTTCCCCGAAGGCGCGGTGCTCGACGATCCCCGGGTGCACGTCGCCGTGGAAGACGCTCTGTATTTTCTGCTCCGCGCCCCGCGGCACTACGATCTGATCGTCTCCGACGGCAAGCAGAATCCCAGCTTTCCCGGCAATGCCGTGATGCTATGCCGCGAGTTCTACGCTTATGGCTTGGACCGGTTGTCCGACGACGGCCTGTTCGTGCAATGGTTGCCGCTGGCGACGCTCACCAGCGAGTTCGAGATTGTGCTGCGCACGTTCTGCGACGTATTTCCCGAGGCCGACGTCTTCTTCTTTCCCGACAAGTCGGTGTTGATGGTCGGCGCCCGGCGGCCGTTGGCCGGGCGACCGATGCTCGACCGCGAGACGTTCGACCGCGTCGGCGCGGCGCAGGGACTCGTGGCCTATGGCATCGACCGGCCCGAAGCACTCGTGGCCCATTGGCTGGTCGACAAGGGCGCCATCCGCGCGGGCCTGCCGGCCGGACCGTTAGCCACGTGGGACCATAACCCGCTGGAGTTCACGACCTTCAAAGCGCCCCGCGCTCAACTCGACGCCAGCCCGATCGACAACCTGCTGATGCTGCATCAACTCGCCAGGCACGTCGAATCGCGCCCGCTGCTGGCGTTGATCGATCCGCACATTGCGACCGCGACCCAGGCCGTGCAAGACGTTTATCTGCTGCTCACACGGCGCGAGCTCGAACCTGCACGCTTGGCGGCCGAACGGGCCGTCGAAGCTGCGCCCGACTATTTGGCCGCCCTGGCCACGCGCGACCTGGTACGCCAGGTGTTTGCCGCGCAGAACATGCGCTGGCCGGGGTCCTAGCCGACAGGCACGCTCAGTCCAGGTTGGTCCGCAGTTGCGGAAACACCTTCGAGACCTTGCCCAGCAGGTAATCGCCGTAGGTGCCTTGCGCCTCGTGGACGCTCGCCTGGTCCCAACGCTCGTTGCGGTCGTTGGGGATGGGGACGTCGGCCAGCTCCTCGATGGGCCGTACTTCGGCGCGAAAACTCGGGTCGAAGAACAGCGGAAACGACAGCCGGTCGCGACCGGCCGAATTGCGCACGCGATGTGGCGTCGAACGGTAGAGCCCGCGCGTCAGCCGGTCGAGCATGTCGCCGATGTTGCAGATGAACGAGCCTGCGATCGGCGGCGCCTCGATCCAGCGGCTCCGGCTTTTTACCTGCAGCCCACCGGCGTTGTCTTGCCAGAGGATCGTCAACAGGCCGTAGTCGGTGTGCTCGCCGACACCCCACGTCGCCTCGCGCGCGGCCGACTCCGGCACCCAGGGATAGTTGAAGATGCGGAACAAGATCAGCGGGTCGGCCGTGTAGCGCCGATCGAAATAGTCTTCCGGCAGGTTCAAGCTCAGCGACAGTCCCCGCATCAAGGCGTGGCCGAGTTGAGTCAGCCGGTCCATGTAGGTCAACACGACCCTCCGCAGCTCGGGCAGCTCGGCAGGAAATAAGTTGGCCCCGTGCAGCGGCGTGCGGGCCACGACCTCGGGATGATCGGCCGGCAGCTCGGCACCGAAGTACAGGCCTTCCTTCTGGTCGGGCTTGCCCGAGGTCAACTCGTCGCCGACGGCAAAATATCCGCGCCAGGCCCGCCCCCCACGGCTCATGGCGATCTGCTGCTTGGCCGCGAGCGGCAAGCGAAAAAATTCCCGGCTGAGCCGATCGAGGTCGGCCAGCAGCTCCGGCTCGACATGGTGCCCCATGATGTAGAAGAACCCGCTTTCACGGCAGGCTTCGCTCAACTGCCGGGCCGTATCGTAGCGTGCGGGGCTCCTGGCCAGCAGCGGTCCCACGTCGATGACCGGAACTTGCTCGAACTCGGCCAATTGGGAATCGTGCGTAGTCATGGGCCGTTGCCTTTGCGGCGAGAGGTACGCGCGGCGGGTTGCTAAGCGTTTGTACCGCGCTTGCCCAGCGGCGTCATGCCGACGCGCGATTCGTCGCACCCCCGCCGGCCATGGCACCCCGTTGGCCTGGACAATTCGAGGGGTAGAATGACGACCCCGCGGGCGAAACGCCTGCTGCTGCGCCGCGCGGGCCGCGTACGGAAACCGGGGCCCCTTGCCGAGGACGACATGCCGACCAACGCCGACGAATTCCGCCGCCTGCAATGGCACAAGTTTTCCGTCCTCGACGACGGCTTCGTGACCCTGGTCGACGTGATGGGCGACGATCAGGCCGTGGTCCAGGCGGCGCGGGTCAGCTATGGCGAGGGTACGCGCAAGGTCTCCGACGACCGGCAGTTGATCCGCTACCTGATGCGGCACTGGCACACCACGCCTTTCGAGATGGCCGAGATCAAACTGCTGGTGCGGGTGCCGATGGACTGCTGGCGACAGTGGATTCGCCATCGTACGGCCAACGTGAACGAATACTCGACGCGCTATTCGCTGGCC
It encodes the following:
- a CDS encoding fused MFS/spermidine synthase; protein product: MTAIPPSAVEAPADAASRAAGPLVRLVYAMSFASGAAALIYEVAWTKMLSLTFGSTTLAASAVVAAFLGGMGLGAWLYHLPAGRALRGGATPLGFYAALELGIAVTTALLSRTFYSLPAAFLRVAETVGDGPPLVAARFAMVFALLIVPAALMGATFPALCTATIRSVRGVDRHLGMIYGLNTVGAAAGALVAGLLLVERLGLLHAILVANALNLLIAVVAWNAARRAQPLDEPVAATDAAIPTALPAAWTAITLVLSGWATLSYEILWFRALRYLVGNSTYAFTVVLVVFLVGLGLGSILLRRVVRRGRPERDLALSQCAIAAWGLAAMAGLWLVTDPPAAIAPTLQPLCDALSIYSGRFHDYGWERQLALNGLVATVFLLPATLWMGLAFPLASRLLVGDVRRIGQRVGSAYLLANLGSIAGSIGAATLLLPLFGTITGTKLVAGINLAWGLVLWVAARRAAGGGGAALGPVAACAAAVALFAVLLPRQLNLHGERGAYARAKPIFTVEGDLATVQVLEDPVRPRAKAMAIDGAVIGCTSQFDQGLMAKQAVLAHLPMALDTRIRHTLNVGLGSGSTLAELARYPQLETLDCVEINAGVVAGARRYFPEGAVLDDPRVHVAVEDALYFLLRAPRHYDLIVSDGKQNPSFPGNAVMLCREFYAYGLDRLSDDGLFVQWLPLATLTSEFEIVLRTFCDVFPEADVFFFPDKSVLMVGARRPLAGRPMLDRETFDRVGAAQGLVAYGIDRPEALVAHWLVDKGAIRAGLPAGPLATWDHNPLEFTTFKAPRAQLDASPIDNLLMLHQLARHVESRPLLALIDPHIATATQAVQDVYLLLTRRELEPARLAAERAVEAAPDYLAALATRDLVRQVFAAQNMRWPGS